From Cytobacillus sp. IB215665, the proteins below share one genomic window:
- the cdaS gene encoding sporulation-specific diadenylate cyclase CdaS has translation MKNVECDFSPMKQQLKADMKQVITNLEESLQSIDDDKKCLLGELEDIKKSFVQIEMNAASFYLNCYLSSYTDKYEDISLSIQHMSDRRHGGLIVVQRQDPLSSYIQSNIPIEAQLTSSLLESIFFPGNPLHDGAVIIHGNQIVSAANVLPLSNHYIGKSKLGTRHRAALGLTERCDALVLIVSEESGNISFTIGGHLYPIANAKSL, from the coding sequence ATGAAAAATGTTGAATGTGATTTTTCACCTATGAAACAACAGTTGAAGGCAGATATGAAGCAGGTAATAACTAACTTAGAGGAAAGTTTACAATCAATTGATGATGATAAAAAATGTTTGTTAGGAGAGTTAGAAGATATTAAAAAAAGTTTTGTACAGATTGAAATGAACGCAGCATCATTTTATTTAAATTGTTATTTATCCTCTTATACTGATAAATATGAAGATATTTCACTTAGTATTCAACATATGTCGGACCGTCGACATGGCGGCTTAATTGTTGTACAGCGACAAGATCCTCTTAGTTCGTATATTCAATCTAATATACCAATTGAGGCTCAACTGACCTCCTCATTATTAGAATCTATTTTCTTTCCGGGAAATCCACTTCATGACGGTGCTGTAATTATTCATGGAAATCAAATTGTTTCGGCAGCCAATGTTCTCCCACTTTCAAATCACTATATAGGCAAAAGCAAATTAGGGACACGCCATAGGGCAGCGCTGGGTTTAACGGAGAGGTGTGATGCGTTAGTATTAATTGTTTCTGAAGAATCAGGGAACATATCATTTACTATTGGAGGACATCTCTATCCTATCGCTAATGCGAAATCACTGTAG